In the genome of Deinococcus deserti VCD115, one region contains:
- the rplU gene encoding 50S ribosomal protein L21, which produces MFAIIQTGGKQYRVQEGDVIRVENLKGEAGDKLDLTPLFVGGDQALFGDAVSNFVVNAEVVEHGRGPKIYIRKYKSGVQYRRRTGHRQDYTAIKILGIKG; this is translated from the coding sequence ATGTTTGCAATCATTCAGACCGGCGGGAAGCAGTACCGCGTGCAGGAAGGCGACGTTATCCGCGTCGAGAACCTCAAGGGCGAAGCGGGCGACAAGCTCGACCTGACTCCCCTTTTCGTGGGCGGCGATCAGGCCCTGTTCGGCGACGCCGTCAGCAACTTTGTCGTGAACGCCGAAGTCGTCGAGCACGGCCGCGGCCCCAAGATCTACATCCGCAAGTACAAGAGCGGCGTTCAGTACCGCCGCCGTACCGGCCACCGTCAGGATTACACCGCCATCAAGATCCTTGGGATCAAGGGCTGA
- a CDS encoding DUF1232 domain-containing protein, whose amino-acid sequence MLTRFRLIWRDALALLLALGDRRTPAQARLTALLALLYAVSPVDLLPDLLPLLGVVDDALVVPTVLALAARRLPAPVLQQAQARAARLPWVLPLGLLALVGAGVLLWTLLGN is encoded by the coding sequence GTGCTGACCCGCTTCCGGCTGATCTGGCGTGACGCTCTGGCCCTGCTGCTGGCGCTGGGCGACCGCCGTACCCCTGCTCAGGCGCGACTGACAGCCCTGCTGGCGCTGCTGTATGCCGTCAGCCCAGTGGACCTGCTGCCTGACCTGCTGCCTCTGCTGGGGGTGGTTGATGACGCTCTGGTGGTGCCTACGGTGCTGGCCCTGGCGGCGCGGCGCTTGCCAGCGCCGGTATTGCAACAGGCGCAGGCCCGTGCGGCCCGACTGCCCTGGGTGCTGCCGCTGGGCCTGCTGGCTCTTGTGGGAGCAGGCGTACTGCTGTGGACGCTGCTGGGCAACTAA
- the obgE gene encoding GTPase ObgE yields the protein MAFRDVLNIEVAAGNGGDGSMSFHRAKFMEKGGPDGGHGGKGGSIILRAIEGVESLERLVGRRKFKAPNGAYGEGRLRQGSDGEDIYIDVPVGTTAFDEDTGKVIADLVRVGQEKVIAKGGLGGRGNSTFTSSTRQAPRFAELGTPGQKRRVRLELRLIADVGLVGYPNAGKSSLLAALSRANPAIADYPFTTLSPILGVVDRVDAHGSPLDERFTLADIPGIIEGASEGKGLGLEFLRHISRTRLLIYVLDVTRDPVEELRQLQAELQAYDPTLLDNVALIALNKVELVEDDLAVMVEDELATYGLPVLKVSAKEGTGLAELREIIFQMLPDRELWAQNRALEVEPETVVAEPLTVVFREDAPARGVGIVATGKPERVWEVHGGGFEERIVRFSRYMEDASEYLGNVFKRQGLYNALKRAGAREGDTVEIGAFRFEYFDDEDERS from the coding sequence ATGGCGTTTCGTGACGTACTGAACATTGAGGTGGCCGCCGGCAACGGTGGAGACGGCAGCATGAGCTTCCACCGCGCCAAATTCATGGAAAAAGGTGGCCCGGACGGCGGGCACGGCGGCAAGGGCGGCAGCATTATCCTGCGCGCTATCGAAGGCGTCGAGAGTCTGGAGCGTCTGGTGGGCCGGCGCAAGTTCAAGGCCCCCAACGGCGCCTACGGCGAAGGCCGGCTTCGGCAGGGCTCCGACGGCGAGGACATCTACATTGATGTGCCGGTAGGCACCACGGCTTTCGACGAGGACACCGGCAAGGTGATTGCCGACCTCGTGCGGGTCGGGCAGGAAAAGGTCATTGCCAAGGGTGGCCTGGGTGGGCGCGGCAACAGCACCTTTACCAGCAGCACCCGGCAGGCCCCGCGCTTTGCCGAACTGGGCACGCCCGGGCAGAAACGCCGCGTGCGCCTGGAGCTGCGCCTGATCGCGGACGTCGGCCTGGTGGGTTACCCCAACGCCGGCAAAAGCAGCCTGCTCGCAGCGCTGTCGCGCGCCAATCCGGCCATCGCCGACTACCCATTTACCACCCTCTCCCCCATTCTGGGTGTGGTGGACCGGGTGGATGCTCACGGCAGCCCGCTCGACGAGCGGTTCACGCTGGCAGACATTCCCGGCATCATTGAGGGCGCGTCGGAAGGCAAGGGGCTGGGACTGGAGTTCCTGCGCCATATCAGCCGCACCCGGCTGCTGATTTACGTTCTGGACGTCACCCGTGACCCGGTGGAGGAACTGCGGCAGCTTCAGGCTGAACTGCAGGCCTACGACCCGACCCTTCTGGACAACGTCGCACTGATCGCGCTGAACAAGGTCGAACTGGTCGAGGATGATCTGGCCGTCATGGTCGAAGATGAGCTGGCGACCTACGGCCTGCCTGTGCTCAAGGTCAGCGCCAAAGAAGGCACCGGTCTGGCCGAACTGCGCGAGATCATCTTCCAGATGCTGCCTGACCGGGAACTGTGGGCCCAGAACCGCGCGCTGGAAGTCGAGCCCGAAACGGTGGTTGCTGAACCACTCACGGTGGTGTTCCGCGAGGACGCCCCAGCCAGAGGCGTGGGGATCGTGGCGACAGGCAAGCCCGAACGTGTCTGGGAAGTGCATGGAGGCGGCTTCGAGGAGCGCATCGTGCGGTTCTCGCGCTATATGGAAGACGCCTCCGAGTACCTGGGGAACGTCTTCAAGCGCCAGGGGCTCTACAACGCACTGAAACGCGCCGGAGCCCGCGAAGGTGACACGGTCGAGATCGGTGCCTTCCGCTTTGAATACTTCGACGACGAAGACGAGCGGAGCTAG
- a CDS encoding type II toxin-antitoxin system prevent-host-death family antitoxin, giving the protein MPNWPYAEAQARLNETLERAADGEPQRITQPDGAALWSCWPHVLRRPASHSLHRRTPVQPVELVARYRPVWIQAACT; this is encoded by the coding sequence CTGCCCAACTGGCCCTATGCCGAAGCGCAGGCCCGCCTCAACGAAACTCTGGAACGCGCGGCCGACGGCGAACCCCAGCGCATCACTCAGCCGGACGGGGCGGCGTTATGGTCGTGCTGGCCCCACGTACTGCGCAGGCCAGCATCTCACAGCCTGCACCGGAGGACCCCAGTCCAGCCGGTTGAACTGGTCGCCAGGTACAGGCCAGTCTGGATTCAGGCCGCCTGCACCTGA
- a CDS encoding NTP transferase domain-containing protein, with protein MTALAGGSWSAVVLGGGDPGDPFAARHGVKVKPLIPLRGEPMAAHVLRALRGSGRVARVAYVGPTTPELDALVDLRVTDHGTLLSNLEAGVEALRVAGLKPGERVLVVTADIPMLRAQQLCDVLDSAPDAALVYPVVTRKACEAAYPGVKRTYVRVRDGTFTGGNLFLLDPALISQFLPRLREVLDARKTPWKLARLIGPGVLVSLLTGRLSVDKLEQKVSQVLGVPARALITPHAAVGTDVDKEEDLTLAEAHLPEA; from the coding sequence ATGACAGCGTTGGCAGGCGGAAGCTGGAGTGCCGTAGTGCTGGGCGGCGGCGATCCCGGCGACCCGTTTGCGGCACGGCACGGTGTGAAGGTCAAACCTCTGATTCCGCTGCGTGGAGAGCCCATGGCTGCCCACGTGTTGCGTGCCCTGCGCGGCAGTGGCCGGGTGGCCCGGGTGGCCTACGTCGGGCCGACCACCCCTGAACTGGACGCCCTGGTGGATCTGCGGGTGACCGATCACGGTACCCTGCTGAGCAATCTGGAAGCCGGGGTCGAGGCCCTGCGCGTTGCCGGGCTGAAGCCTGGCGAACGGGTGCTGGTGGTCACGGCCGATATTCCCATGCTCCGTGCGCAGCAGCTCTGCGACGTACTGGACAGTGCTCCCGACGCCGCTCTGGTGTATCCGGTGGTGACCAGGAAAGCCTGTGAGGCCGCCTACCCTGGAGTCAAACGAACCTATGTGAGGGTGCGCGACGGCACGTTTACCGGCGGGAACCTGTTTCTCCTGGATCCGGCGCTGATTTCTCAGTTTCTGCCGCGCCTGCGGGAAGTTCTTGACGCCCGCAAGACGCCCTGGAAGCTGGCCAGGCTGATCGGGCCCGGAGTGCTGGTCAGCCTGCTGACCGGTCGCCTGAGTGTAGACAAGCTGGAACAGAAGGTCTCGCAAGTGTTGGGCGTACCGGCGCGCGCCCTGATCACGCCGCACGCGGCGGTAGGCACCGACGTGGACAAGGAAGAGGACCTGACCCTGGCTGAAGCTCACCTGCCCGAGGCCTGA
- a CDS encoding DoxX family protein gives MSVTGFIGRALLASVFIKNGLDHLQNPEPIVRAAHGAEVPEPELAVKVGSAVMVGAGALMAVGLAPRAASTALAATLIPTTVIGHPFWDRQGREREQQRAQFMKNLALFGALLAVGLD, from the coding sequence ATGAGCGTGACAGGATTTATCGGCCGGGCGCTGCTGGCAAGCGTCTTTATCAAAAACGGGCTGGATCATCTCCAGAACCCTGAACCGATTGTGCGGGCCGCGCACGGCGCAGAAGTTCCAGAGCCTGAGCTGGCTGTCAAGGTCGGCAGCGCCGTCATGGTCGGCGCAGGAGCCCTGATGGCCGTGGGCCTGGCGCCACGTGCGGCCAGCACTGCCCTGGCTGCCACGCTCATTCCCACCACTGTCATCGGCCATCCGTTCTGGGACCGTCAGGGTCGCGAACGCGAGCAGCAGCGCGCGCAGTTCATGAAGAATCTGGCACTGTTCGGTGCCCTGCTGGCTGTGGGCCTCGACTGA
- the cmk gene encoding (d)CMP kinase has translation MIVTIDGVAASGKSSVASGVARALGVPYVSSGLLYRAATLLGQDAGLDLTDQASLLAYLRDHPLRLEPLAEGNRVWQGQRDLTPELHSSAVDQGVSQVAAHPEVRAWVDDQLRALTPPFVAEGRDMGTNVFPHAPAKFYLTASPRVRAERRSRERPEAVEAIEAALIQRDALDTTQSAPAPDARVIDTGPLTLEQVIVAITSQLPSQ, from the coding sequence ATGATTGTCACCATTGACGGCGTCGCCGCCAGCGGAAAATCCAGCGTGGCCTCGGGTGTGGCACGCGCTCTGGGTGTGCCTTATGTCAGCAGCGGTCTGCTTTATCGTGCCGCTACCCTGCTGGGTCAGGATGCCGGCCTTGACCTGACCGACCAGGCTTCACTATTGGCTTACCTGCGGGATCACCCGCTGCGGCTTGAGCCTCTGGCGGAAGGCAACCGCGTCTGGCAGGGCCAGCGGGACCTGACACCGGAACTGCACTCCAGCGCTGTAGACCAAGGGGTCAGCCAGGTGGCCGCTCACCCTGAAGTGCGCGCCTGGGTGGATGACCAGTTGCGCGCCCTCACGCCTCCTTTCGTGGCCGAGGGCCGCGACATGGGCACCAACGTATTCCCGCACGCACCGGCCAAGTTCTATCTGACAGCCAGTCCGCGCGTGCGCGCCGAACGCCGGTCCCGCGAACGCCCGGAGGCCGTGGAGGCCATTGAAGCAGCCCTGATCCAGCGGGACGCGCTGGATACGACTCAGAGTGCTCCGGCGCCTGATGCCCGGGTGATCGATACCGGACCACTGACCCTGGAACAGGTGATCGTGGCCATTACCAGTCAGCTGCCGTCTCAATGA
- a CDS encoding ferredoxin — translation MPHVIVSPCIGTKDQACTEVCPVECIYDAGEMFLIHPDECIDCGACVPACPVSAIFPEEDVPAGEESFIARNREHFGL, via the coding sequence ATGCCTCACGTGATCGTCAGCCCCTGCATTGGCACGAAGGACCAGGCGTGCACCGAAGTCTGCCCCGTGGAGTGCATCTACGACGCGGGCGAAATGTTCCTGATCCACCCGGATGAGTGTATCGACTGCGGGGCCTGCGTGCCCGCCTGCCCCGTCAGCGCCATTTTCCCGGAAGAGGATGTGCCCGCCGGCGAAGAGTCCTTTATCGCCCGTAACCGCGAACACTTCGGTCTCTGA
- a CDS encoding response regulator transcription factor produces the protein MRLLLVEDDPRIAQPTTGVLREAGYAVTWAQTGPEGLEAAMLGEYPLIVLDVMLPGLDGFEVARELRAGGVDSAILFLTARGELADRIEGLDLGGDAYLVKPFAMPELLATLRALSRRERGQGAPRVTFANGRGTLDTVARTVGWDGQEISVTGREYALIEALALAPERWFTREELLDRVWGPEFGGEARIVDVYVRYVRRKLAPEAVASERGRGYRIEK, from the coding sequence ATGCGCCTTCTGCTCGTCGAGGATGATCCGCGGATTGCCCAGCCCACCACCGGGGTGCTGCGCGAGGCCGGGTACGCGGTCACCTGGGCGCAGACCGGCCCGGAAGGTCTGGAAGCGGCGATGCTGGGAGAGTACCCCCTGATTGTGCTGGACGTGATGCTGCCTGGTCTGGACGGCTTTGAGGTTGCCCGGGAACTGCGCGCCGGTGGCGTGGACTCCGCCATCTTGTTTCTGACTGCGCGTGGGGAGCTTGCCGACCGGATCGAGGGCCTGGACCTGGGCGGGGACGCATACCTCGTCAAGCCCTTTGCCATGCCTGAACTGCTGGCGACCCTGCGCGCCCTGTCGCGGCGTGAGCGGGGACAGGGCGCCCCACGGGTGACGTTCGCCAACGGCCGTGGCACCCTGGATACGGTGGCCCGCACCGTCGGGTGGGATGGCCAGGAGATCTCCGTGACCGGACGCGAGTACGCCTTGATTGAGGCGCTGGCGCTGGCCCCCGAGCGCTGGTTTACCCGTGAGGAACTGCTCGACCGGGTATGGGGGCCGGAATTTGGCGGTGAGGCGCGCATTGTGGACGTGTATGTGCGCTACGTGCGGCGCAAGCTGGCTCCCGAGGCCGTGGCCAGCGAACGTGGCCGGGGCTACCGGATAGAGAAGTAG
- the rpmA gene encoding 50S ribosomal protein L27: MAHKKGVGSSKNGRDSNPKYLGVKKFGGEQVLAGNILVRQRGTKFKAGANVGMGRDHTLFALEHGKVVFTNKGNKGRFISIEVAQTEVAAD, from the coding sequence ATGGCACACAAGAAAGGCGTAGGTTCGTCCAAGAACGGACGTGACAGCAACCCCAAGTACCTGGGCGTGAAGAAGTTCGGCGGCGAGCAGGTGCTGGCCGGCAACATCCTGGTCCGCCAGCGCGGCACCAAGTTCAAGGCAGGGGCCAACGTAGGCATGGGCCGCGACCACACCCTGTTTGCTCTCGAGCACGGCAAGGTCGTGTTCACGAACAAGGGCAACAAGGGCCGCTTCATCAGCATTGAAGTCGCCCAGACCGAAGTCGCTGCCGACTGA
- a CDS encoding GGDEF domain-containing protein — translation MVGFPLNWNVSIKIGLTFLIVKNVVFLLWLRSFPQQYALVGGTHFLILAATGIYKFGQAVMIDHVARGLGNYSYWLPLVYVVAFLAFSGRVALGASLGVFATLAAIVLSYVATGTDDMGLKRENSVLLIQVLLTHATFISFFLLFGVLQNRYVSAIAEAQSEARAGYLDVLTNVANRRQLMLWLTSRQNRAETTGEPLCVILFDLDRFKHINDTYGHDYGDEVLKRTAAAVAGALRRGTLFGRWGGEEFLVVLPATARGEARGVAERIRHSVAEVRYDLPVQVTVSLGVAQAQPGENLQALLKRADEAMYAAKHAGRNQVQAA, via the coding sequence ATGGTGGGTTTTCCTCTGAACTGGAACGTCAGCATCAAAATCGGGCTGACGTTCCTGATCGTCAAGAATGTGGTGTTTCTGCTCTGGCTGAGGTCCTTTCCTCAGCAGTACGCCCTGGTGGGGGGAACACATTTCCTGATTCTGGCTGCGACCGGGATCTATAAGTTCGGTCAGGCGGTCATGATTGATCATGTCGCCAGGGGGCTGGGCAACTACTCCTACTGGTTGCCTCTGGTCTATGTCGTGGCCTTTCTGGCCTTCTCGGGCCGCGTAGCTCTTGGAGCGTCACTGGGTGTCTTTGCAACTCTGGCGGCCATCGTGCTGAGCTATGTGGCGACCGGCACCGATGATATGGGTCTGAAACGCGAAAACTCCGTGCTACTGATTCAGGTGCTGCTGACGCATGCCACCTTTATCAGTTTCTTTCTGCTGTTCGGCGTTCTGCAAAACCGGTATGTATCCGCTATTGCTGAGGCTCAGAGCGAAGCCAGGGCCGGTTACCTCGATGTTCTGACCAATGTTGCCAACCGCCGGCAGCTGATGCTGTGGCTGACCAGCCGCCAGAACCGGGCCGAGACCACCGGCGAGCCTCTGTGTGTGATCCTGTTTGACCTTGATCGCTTCAAGCACATCAACGATACCTATGGACATGATTACGGTGACGAAGTGCTCAAGCGTACAGCGGCTGCAGTCGCCGGTGCTCTACGGCGAGGCACCCTGTTTGGCCGCTGGGGCGGTGAGGAGTTTCTGGTCGTTCTGCCGGCAACAGCGCGGGGAGAGGCGCGCGGCGTAGCGGAACGTATTCGCCACAGCGTGGCAGAGGTGAGATATGACCTGCCAGTCCAGGTGACCGTGAGCCTGGGAGTTGCGCAGGCTCAGCCTGGAGAAAATCTCCAGGCACTGCTCAAGCGGGCGGACGAAGCGATGTACGCCGCCAAGCACGCCGGCCGCAATCAGGTGCAGGCGGCCTGA
- the rph gene encoding ribonuclease PH has protein sequence MTSVQPNKFPPREGRGLLEPRPVSVKRGVNPHAPGSAHLIMGRTEILATVTLEDKPAPHMRGKKEGWLTAEYSMLPRATNDRQARERNLQNGRRHEIQRLLGRALRASVDLKYFRNQTIYVDCDVLVADGGTRVASILAGHAALHDFCDRLINSGQLSEWPLTHKVGAISVGLVGEEVRVDLDYAEDKVARADLNVVATDTGLVIEVQGGAEEGPISLAEYSQLLHTGVQAIHGVMDELGRELAVIQGV, from the coding sequence ATGACCAGCGTCCAACCCAATAAGTTCCCCCCCCGCGAGGGCCGGGGTCTGCTCGAACCCCGGCCGGTCAGCGTCAAGCGCGGGGTCAACCCCCACGCTCCGGGCAGCGCCCATCTGATCATGGGCCGCACCGAGATCCTGGCCACCGTCACCCTGGAAGACAAACCCGCTCCGCATATGCGCGGTAAGAAGGAAGGCTGGCTGACGGCGGAGTACTCCATGCTGCCGCGCGCCACCAATGACCGTCAGGCACGTGAGCGCAACCTGCAGAACGGCCGCCGCCACGAAATCCAGCGTCTGCTGGGCCGGGCGCTGCGGGCCAGCGTGGACCTGAAGTACTTCCGCAACCAGACCATCTATGTGGACTGCGACGTGCTGGTGGCTGACGGCGGCACACGGGTCGCCAGCATCCTGGCCGGGCACGCAGCGCTGCACGACTTCTGTGACCGTCTGATCAACTCCGGGCAGCTGAGCGAATGGCCGCTGACCCACAAGGTCGGGGCTATCAGCGTCGGTCTGGTAGGCGAGGAAGTGCGCGTGGACCTGGACTACGCCGAGGACAAGGTGGCCCGTGCGGATCTCAACGTGGTGGCCACCGACACGGGTCTGGTCATTGAGGTTCAGGGTGGGGCCGAAGAAGGACCTATCTCGCTCGCAGAGTACAGCCAGCTGCTGCATACCGGTGTGCAGGCCATCCATGGCGTCATGGACGAACTGGGCCGTGAGCTGGCCGTTATTCAGGGTGTCTAA
- a CDS encoding magnesium transporter CorA family protein encodes MLTYYRSIAGKLTTVDGYIDGCWINAADPSAEELARISRETGLDLDYLSYPLDPDERSRFERDNGQLLIIMQTSYRLPEDSDILYDTVPLGILHTDHCLVTVCALPENPVIKDVISGLVRRVSTAKKNRLTLQLFLRNAQRFLIDVRQINKRVDTIEDKLENSQQNRELLNLLKLEKSLVYFMTGLKANEAMMERVKRDRIFEMYEEDSDLLDDVLIENLQAIEMASIASNILTSMAGAFASVISNNVNQVVKVLTVTTILVAIPTLITSIFGMNVPLPFQESPVGMWFVLGIAITLSGTLAYLFYRWRVF; translated from the coding sequence GTGCTGACCTACTACCGCAGCATTGCCGGAAAGCTGACCACTGTCGACGGGTATATCGACGGCTGCTGGATCAATGCTGCTGACCCCAGCGCCGAGGAGCTGGCCCGGATCAGCCGTGAGACCGGTCTGGACCTGGACTATCTCAGCTATCCCCTTGACCCGGACGAACGCTCGCGTTTCGAGCGTGACAACGGCCAGCTTCTGATCATCATGCAGACCAGCTACCGTCTGCCCGAGGACAGTGACATCCTTTACGACACCGTGCCGCTGGGCATTCTGCACACCGATCATTGTCTGGTGACGGTGTGTGCGCTGCCGGAAAACCCCGTGATCAAGGATGTGATCAGCGGACTGGTGCGGCGGGTCAGCACCGCCAAGAAAAACCGTTTGACCCTGCAGCTGTTTTTGCGCAATGCCCAGCGCTTCCTGATCGATGTGCGCCAGATCAACAAACGCGTGGATACCATCGAGGACAAGCTGGAAAACAGCCAGCAGAACCGTGAGCTGCTTAACCTGCTGAAGCTGGAAAAAAGCCTGGTGTACTTCATGACCGGCCTCAAGGCCAATGAGGCCATGATGGAGCGCGTGAAACGCGACCGGATCTTCGAGATGTACGAGGAAGATTCGGATCTGCTTGACGACGTGCTGATCGAAAACCTGCAGGCCATCGAGATGGCCTCGATTGCCAGTAACATTCTGACCAGCATGGCAGGCGCTTTTGCCAGCGTGATCAGCAACAACGTCAATCAGGTGGTCAAGGTCCTGACCGTGACGACCATTCTGGTGGCTATTCCTACGCTGATTACCAGCATTTTCGGCATGAATGTTCCTCTGCCGTTTCAGGAGAGTCCGGTAGGGATGTGGTTCGTGCTGGGCATCGCCATTACCCTGTCTGGCACTCTGGCCTATCTGTTCTACCGCTGGCGCGTGTTCTAA
- a CDS encoding peptidylprolyl isomerase, translating into MKYASLMLCGLLALTACQKKDEATKTTETETTKTETTKSTETAETKPAGETKSTPEVKAPAALPAGFKLVPFISDKPVREFKAEPDMSLEDGKDYYAVIDTNRGQIVADLYEQETPVTVNNFVNLARNHYFDGIRFHRVIEGFMAQTGDPLSVDEAKKAEWGTGGPGYQFADEFRTKLTFDGPGILAMANSGPATNGSQFFITFAPTDFLNGKHTIFGKVVQGDDLLPKLTRTMNESNEEVAGAVADRILTVRIATKG; encoded by the coding sequence ATGAAATACGCTTCCCTGATGCTCTGTGGCCTGCTGGCCCTGACCGCCTGTCAGAAAAAGGACGAGGCCACCAAGACCACTGAGACCGAAACCACCAAGACTGAAACCACCAAGTCCACTGAGACGGCCGAGACGAAGCCAGCCGGTGAAACCAAAAGCACACCAGAGGTCAAAGCCCCTGCTGCCCTTCCCGCAGGCTTCAAGCTGGTGCCCTTCATAAGCGACAAGCCGGTTCGCGAATTCAAGGCAGAGCCCGACATGAGCCTGGAAGACGGCAAAGACTATTACGCGGTGATCGATACCAATCGCGGACAGATCGTGGCCGACCTCTACGAGCAGGAGACGCCGGTGACGGTGAACAACTTCGTGAACCTGGCGCGCAACCACTACTTCGATGGCATCCGTTTCCACCGCGTGATCGAGGGCTTTATGGCCCAGACCGGCGATCCGCTGAGCGTGGATGAGGCCAAGAAGGCCGAGTGGGGCACTGGCGGACCCGGCTACCAGTTTGCCGACGAGTTCCGCACCAAACTGACTTTCGACGGTCCCGGCATCCTGGCCATGGCCAACAGTGGCCCCGCCACCAACGGCAGCCAGTTTTTCATCACCTTTGCCCCCACGGACTTCCTGAACGGCAAGCACACCATTTTCGGCAAGGTCGTGCAGGGTGACGACCTGCTGCCTAAACTGACCCGCACCATGAACGAGAGCAACGAGGAAGTTGCCGGCGCCGTGGCAGACAGAATTCTGACCGTACGGATCGCAACCAAGGGATAA
- a CDS encoding sensor histidine kinase produces the protein MRLIPPLTLRARLALWAALATGLATLLVAAGLFLAVSRFLRQAQEQRLLSATTAVQGRVEDTLRRQAESGSALLLGYQLDVATLQRLLESDPQSRRDLDLRVVTVQGGQLAQVQTPRFPGGIRADLRPGAYLTAGGTHLILVRPLLANQVLLQVAADARALSDAQRAFTRALAWLLPLSLLLSLGVGWTVAGRLLRPVRTLEQAARQVGESGELRQPLPGAGTTDELSRLALTLQGSFERLADARDREQAFLRAAAHDLRSPLAALSARVEGSLARDRDAGRYRSDLKEIGTDLNRLATLTNHLLLLARDPSAVAQAPVPLRDLAADAVDRARELTEADVDLHATQPVTVQGDRVLLGQAVWNLTMNAVRHAPGAAVTVTVSKHPGGAAVTVQDHGPGVDAAVLARLGEAFYRPDASRTGDHLGLGGHGLGLALARRAAELHGGTLTLRSAPGQGFTAVLWLPAPQTSGTLSA, from the coding sequence GTGCGCCTGATTCCGCCCCTGACCCTTCGCGCACGGCTGGCCCTCTGGGCCGCGCTGGCCACCGGACTGGCTACGCTGCTGGTGGCAGCCGGGCTGTTCCTGGCGGTGAGCCGCTTTCTGCGTCAGGCCCAGGAGCAGCGCCTGCTGAGCGCCACGACGGCCGTGCAGGGACGGGTGGAGGACACCCTGCGCCGTCAGGCCGAGAGTGGATCGGCGTTGCTCCTGGGTTATCAGCTGGATGTGGCTACCCTGCAGCGCCTGCTGGAGAGCGATCCCCAGAGCCGCCGCGACCTGGATCTCCGGGTAGTGACCGTGCAGGGCGGGCAGCTGGCGCAGGTCCAGACCCCACGCTTTCCTGGGGGTATCCGCGCCGATCTGCGTCCCGGCGCGTACCTCACGGCAGGAGGCACCCACCTGATTCTGGTCCGGCCCCTGCTGGCCAATCAGGTCCTGTTGCAGGTGGCCGCTGACGCCCGCGCACTGAGCGACGCTCAGCGCGCCTTCACGCGGGCCCTGGCGTGGCTGCTGCCCCTTTCGCTGCTGCTGTCGCTGGGGGTGGGCTGGACGGTGGCCGGACGGCTGCTGCGCCCGGTGCGGACGCTGGAGCAGGCGGCGCGGCAGGTAGGCGAAAGCGGGGAGCTGCGCCAGCCCCTGCCGGGTGCCGGGACGACCGACGAACTGTCCCGTCTGGCGCTGACCCTGCAGGGGAGCTTTGAACGCCTGGCCGACGCCCGGGACCGGGAACAGGCCTTTTTGCGTGCGGCGGCGCATGACCTGCGCAGTCCGCTGGCGGCCCTGAGCGCGCGGGTGGAGGGCAGTCTGGCCCGTGACCGCGACGCCGGGCGCTACCGCAGTGACCTCAAGGAGATCGGCACCGATCTCAACCGCCTGGCTACCCTGACCAACCATCTGCTGCTGCTGGCACGTGACCCCAGTGCGGTGGCTCAGGCACCGGTGCCGCTGCGTGACCTCGCGGCCGACGCGGTCGACCGCGCCCGGGAGCTGACGGAAGCGGACGTCGACCTGCACGCCACGCAGCCTGTGACGGTGCAGGGAGACCGGGTTCTGCTGGGCCAGGCGGTCTGGAATCTCACCATGAACGCGGTGCGGCACGCCCCAGGCGCTGCAGTGACGGTCACGGTCAGCAAGCACCCAGGCGGCGCGGCGGTGACCGTCCAGGATCACGGTCCGGGTGTGGACGCAGCAGTCCTGGCGCGGCTGGGTGAGGCTTTCTACCGGCCTGATGCCAGCCGCACTGGAGACCATCTGGGGCTGGGCGGCCACGGTCTGGGGCTGGCGCTGGCCCGCCGCGCTGCGGAACTGCATGGCGGCACCCTGACCCTGCGCAGCGCCCCCGGTCAGGGGTTTACGGCTGTGCTCTGGCTCCCCGCGCCGCAGACCTCTGGTACGCTCTCGGCATGA